A stretch of Lysinibacillus agricola DNA encodes these proteins:
- the ltrA gene encoding group II intron reverse transcriptase/maturase, which translates to MQSSEIVLYNLSKQAMKDGYTFDRLYRHLYNEDFYIKAYTKIYKNKGSATKGIDGETADGFGEEKIQAIVDTLKNESYQPKPVRRIHIPKKNGGTRPLGIPTFTDRIVQEVCRMILEAIYEPKFSNHSHGFRPKRSCHTALIEMKKTFTGVNWFIEGDIKGFFDNINHQILITILRKRIKDEKFIRLMWKFLKAGFVENWRFQKTYSGTPQGGIISPLLANIYLNEFDDYIEKELKPSFDLGEPKKRKRNTEYRKYDMRNQRLHKKINATEDEVLRKEMIEEYKANKKILLNLPYYESNTDTYKAIKYVRYADDFIVGVNGSKEDCEMLKQTMKDFLQNYLQLELSEDKTLITHSTKFANFLSYDISISHDLSTAKDKNGVIKRKYREYVQLRIPKGTIEKVIVKNKMVKDIDAKQWDMLHRTRLVGLSDLEIIETYNAELRGLYNYYALAENVNQKMWQLRYVMEYSCLKTLANKYKSSVAKMKVKFKQGKYWGVKYETKQGERIAYFYKDGFEKGKESVKATIDELPNLYVYQGRNDVEKRLSARQCELCGDNHPDTKFEIHHINKVKNLKGKEYWEWTMLAKQRKTLVVCDKCHKEIHKQR; encoded by the coding sequence ATGCAAAGTTCAGAAATTGTCTTATACAATCTATCGAAACAAGCAATGAAAGACGGATATACATTTGACCGTCTATACAGACATTTATACAATGAAGATTTTTATATAAAAGCCTATACGAAGATATACAAAAATAAAGGTAGTGCAACAAAAGGTATTGATGGAGAAACAGCGGATGGATTCGGGGAAGAAAAAATTCAAGCAATCGTTGATACGTTGAAAAATGAAAGCTATCAACCGAAGCCAGTTCGTCGTATTCATATCCCAAAGAAAAATGGTGGTACACGACCACTTGGTATCCCTACGTTTACAGACCGTATTGTACAAGAAGTTTGTCGTATGATATTAGAAGCCATTTATGAGCCTAAATTTTCAAATCATTCGCATGGTTTCAGACCAAAAAGAAGTTGTCATACAGCATTAATCGAAATGAAGAAAACCTTTACAGGGGTAAATTGGTTCATTGAAGGCGATATAAAAGGATTTTTCGATAACATCAATCATCAAATTTTAATTACTATTTTAAGAAAACGTATCAAAGATGAAAAATTCATTCGTTTAATGTGGAAGTTCTTAAAAGCAGGATTCGTTGAAAATTGGCGATTCCAAAAGACGTATAGTGGAACTCCACAGGGCGGAATTATTAGTCCGTTACTAGCGAATATTTATTTAAATGAATTTGATGATTATATTGAAAAAGAATTAAAGCCTTCTTTTGATTTAGGTGAACCAAAAAAACGTAAACGTAATACTGAATATCGAAAATATGATATGCGTAACCAACGTTTGCATAAAAAAATTAATGCAACAGAAGATGAAGTTTTGCGAAAAGAAATGATTGAAGAATATAAGGCGAATAAGAAAATTTTGCTTAATTTACCGTACTATGAGTCGAACACGGACACATATAAAGCAATAAAATATGTACGTTATGCAGATGATTTTATTGTTGGCGTCAATGGTAGTAAAGAAGATTGTGAAATGCTTAAGCAAACAATGAAAGACTTTCTACAAAATTATTTACAACTTGAATTGTCAGAAGATAAGACGCTCATTACGCATAGTACAAAGTTTGCGAACTTTTTAAGCTACGATATATCAATTAGCCATGATTTAAGTACGGCAAAAGATAAAAACGGTGTTATTAAACGTAAATATAGAGAATATGTACAATTACGAATACCTAAAGGAACAATTGAAAAAGTAATCGTAAAAAATAAAATGGTCAAAGACATTGATGCGAAACAATGGGATATGTTGCATCGAACAAGATTAGTTGGACTTTCTGATTTAGAAATCATCGAAACGTATAACGCAGAGCTACGTGGTTTATATAATTATTATGCTCTAGCGGAAAATGTAAACCAAAAAATGTGGCAATTACGTTATGTAATGGAATATAGCTGTTTAAAAACACTTGCAAATAAATACAAATCCTCAGTAGCAAAAATGAAGGTTAAGTTTAAACAAGGTAAGTATTGGGGAGTAAAATACGAAACAAAACAAGGTGAAAGAATAGCATATTTCTATAAAGATGGTTTTGAAAAAGGAAAAGAAAGCGTCAAAGCAACAATAGATGAACTACCTAATCTTTATGTATATCAAGGCAGAAATGATGTAGAAAAACGACTAAGTGCAAGACAATGTGAATTATGTGGAGACAATCATCCCGATACAAAATTCGAAATTCATCACATAAATAAAGTGAAGAATTTAAAGGGAAAAGAATATTGGGAATGGACAATGCTCGCTAAGCAAAGAAAAACGCTAGTCGTGTGTGATAAATGTCATAAAGAAATTCATAAACAACGATAG
- the addB gene encoding helicase-exonuclease AddAB subunit AddB, with product MTLRIVSGRSGTGKSTFIHHEIIEQLKSDPLGNPIFVIVPDQMSYSTEYELTNKHGLQGLIRAQVMTFKRLAWLVLQETGGIARKEVNGYGYRMLIRKLLEEQKSEFSLFRQAAGKRGFTEEIESLLREFSRYSVNSSVLAEVTASLKVIDAPHTLQAKTNDLQVVLQALEERLGTTYVDSEGYYPILTEQLKYSETMKQATIYIDGFTAFTVRELELVKELLKVTKQVTVVLPFDHIEEVYDEQSLFYEAASTNQRLHDIANEEGIEVDAPLHFYNTHRFQSEDLQHMESRFADIVPQTKKTSGDVMVLEASNRRAEIHAIAREITKLTREKGYRYQDIVLLYRQAEVYDPLITTIFQQYEIPIFTNSKKTMLHHPLIELSRSALEVITSNWKYEPVFRSVKTDLFFPLHAELNVWRERADRLENYCLAQGVYGERWFEEARWFYKKYRGLEFHSRVQTDEERAMQAEIEAIRDEIRQPLKLLQDKLEVATTGRDVATALFELIESLHVYEKLQAMKDRELDRGDALAASEHDQAWKEWIAVLDQFVYMFGEQEMSVEAAAKILDEGFDTLEFSRIPPTLDEVMVATVDLARLSNIKVAFVLGMNDGVYPTRMEYEGLLSDTEREWFNQIGYELAPTSKNRLLQENFLLYRALTTPSDKLYMSYPTADEEGKALLSSLYIKKIIGNDKTAGLLSGVQVERVVIDPIELLEESALPYIRHPRTALAHLMVQKRQAEHSRELAPEWLALQKFYKQDPYWALVFERVLHPITHKNEAEPLENYITQELYGQKLTSSVSRVEKFFRCPFSHFTTYGLRLEERAEYRLETFAMGDLFHEALKWITEETHRQQLSWIRLTKQQIKQLARQAVEQIVPVFSHQILLSSARYRYIQRKLIRIVERTMTALTQHANVSHFKPIAIEASFGPGQNEQLPPLEIDLTGGKKMFMRGRIDRVDSASIDDRSYLRIVDYKSSARDLDLNEVYHGLSLQVLTYLDVAMENSSYWLPGEAEPAGVLYVHVHNPMLKLDKDLSDSEIEEDRLKQYKMKGLLSENAESILSMDEQLEESSGHSKIIPVYMKKDGTPSESQSRIVPVNDMKNLQHFVRRKHQEAGNGILAGDTSISPYKLKTKTACDYCQFAAVCQFDPSDGKQSYRQLQQAKPNDIVDKIWKEMK from the coding sequence ATGACATTGCGTATTGTATCAGGACGTTCAGGAACAGGTAAATCAACGTTTATTCATCATGAGATTATCGAGCAACTAAAATCAGATCCGTTGGGAAATCCAATTTTTGTGATTGTTCCTGACCAAATGTCTTACTCAACGGAGTATGAGCTAACGAATAAGCATGGCTTGCAAGGCTTAATCCGTGCGCAGGTCATGACATTTAAACGATTAGCATGGCTAGTGTTACAGGAAACGGGTGGTATTGCTCGAAAAGAAGTAAATGGCTATGGCTATCGAATGCTTATCCGCAAACTTTTAGAGGAACAAAAAAGTGAGTTTTCATTATTTCGACAAGCAGCTGGGAAACGAGGCTTTACGGAGGAAATAGAATCGCTATTACGGGAGTTTAGTCGTTATAGTGTAAATAGTTCAGTGTTAGCTGAAGTGACAGCATCTTTGAAGGTCATTGATGCGCCTCATACTTTGCAAGCGAAAACGAATGATTTACAAGTAGTTCTACAAGCTTTGGAGGAACGACTTGGCACGACGTATGTCGATAGTGAGGGGTATTATCCGATTTTAACCGAGCAACTGAAATACTCCGAGACGATGAAGCAGGCAACAATTTATATAGATGGTTTTACAGCATTTACTGTAAGAGAATTAGAGCTTGTAAAAGAGTTATTAAAGGTGACGAAACAGGTAACGGTAGTTCTTCCGTTTGACCATATCGAAGAAGTTTATGATGAGCAGTCTTTATTCTATGAAGCCGCTTCTACGAACCAACGTTTACACGACATTGCAAATGAAGAGGGCATTGAAGTGGATGCACCATTGCACTTCTACAATACGCATCGTTTTCAATCTGAAGATTTACAGCATATGGAATCGCGATTTGCAGATATTGTGCCTCAAACGAAAAAAACTTCAGGTGATGTAATGGTACTTGAAGCGTCCAATCGACGTGCAGAGATACATGCCATTGCCCGGGAAATAACAAAGCTAACAAGGGAGAAGGGTTATCGTTATCAGGATATAGTACTTCTTTATAGACAAGCAGAAGTCTATGACCCGCTTATTACAACGATTTTTCAGCAATATGAAATTCCTATTTTTACAAATTCGAAAAAGACGATGCTGCATCACCCTTTAATTGAGCTTAGTCGATCTGCTTTAGAGGTTATCACTTCTAATTGGAAATACGAACCAGTTTTTCGTAGTGTAAAAACAGATTTATTTTTCCCATTACATGCTGAGCTAAATGTTTGGCGAGAGCGTGCGGATCGTTTAGAAAACTACTGTTTAGCACAGGGCGTCTATGGTGAGCGCTGGTTTGAGGAAGCTCGATGGTTTTACAAGAAGTATCGTGGACTTGAATTCCATTCACGCGTGCAAACAGATGAAGAACGTGCCATGCAAGCAGAAATCGAGGCTATTCGCGATGAAATTCGTCAGCCGCTAAAATTGTTACAGGACAAGCTGGAAGTAGCGACAACAGGTCGAGATGTAGCGACAGCTTTATTTGAATTGATTGAAAGTTTACATGTTTATGAAAAGCTTCAAGCAATGAAAGACCGTGAACTGGATCGAGGTGATGCATTAGCTGCAAGTGAGCATGATCAAGCATGGAAAGAATGGATTGCCGTGCTCGATCAGTTTGTCTATATGTTTGGTGAGCAGGAGATGTCTGTGGAGGCAGCGGCGAAAATTTTAGATGAGGGCTTTGATACATTAGAATTTTCTCGTATCCCACCTACATTAGATGAGGTCATGGTAGCAACGGTTGACTTAGCCCGTTTATCGAATATAAAGGTCGCTTTTGTCTTAGGGATGAATGATGGCGTCTATCCAACTCGTATGGAGTATGAGGGATTGCTGTCAGATACTGAACGTGAATGGTTTAATCAAATTGGTTATGAGCTTGCGCCAACATCTAAAAATCGTTTACTGCAGGAGAATTTCTTGCTATATCGTGCTTTAACGACGCCATCCGATAAATTATATATGTCCTACCCAACAGCAGATGAAGAGGGCAAGGCGCTATTGTCCTCACTCTATATTAAGAAAATTATCGGCAATGATAAAACGGCTGGGCTTTTGAGTGGTGTCCAGGTTGAGCGAGTTGTGATTGATCCAATTGAATTACTGGAAGAAAGTGCTTTACCGTATATACGTCATCCACGTACAGCTTTAGCACATTTAATGGTGCAAAAACGCCAAGCTGAGCATAGCCGCGAGCTTGCACCAGAGTGGCTTGCTTTACAAAAATTTTATAAACAGGACCCTTATTGGGCACTTGTTTTTGAACGAGTTTTACATCCAATCACTCATAAAAATGAAGCAGAGCCATTAGAAAATTACATCACTCAGGAATTATACGGTCAAAAGCTAACATCTAGTGTGTCGCGTGTTGAGAAATTTTTCCGTTGCCCATTTTCGCATTTCACAACGTATGGGCTTCGTCTAGAAGAGCGGGCAGAGTACAGACTAGAAACATTTGCAATGGGCGATTTATTCCATGAGGCATTGAAATGGATTACTGAAGAGACACACCGTCAGCAGCTATCATGGATACGTTTAACAAAGCAACAAATTAAACAATTAGCACGACAAGCCGTTGAGCAAATTGTGCCGGTATTTTCACATCAAATTTTACTGTCAAGCGCACGTTATCGCTATATTCAGCGCAAGCTTATTCGTATTGTCGAGCGAACAATGACGGCACTTACACAGCATGCGAATGTATCTCACTTTAAGCCAATTGCCATTGAGGCATCGTTTGGACCTGGGCAAAATGAACAGCTACCACCACTTGAAATTGATTTAACAGGTGGTAAGAAAATGTTTATGCGAGGTCGTATTGATAGGGTAGATAGTGCGTCTATTGATGACCGCTCTTATTTACGGATTGTCGATTATAAATCATCAGCTCGTGATTTAGATTTGAATGAGGTTTATCACGGATTGTCTCTTCAGGTACTAACGTATTTAGATGTAGCGATGGAAAATTCCTCTTATTGGCTACCGGGTGAGGCGGAACCAGCCGGGGTTCTTTATGTGCATGTCCACAATCCAATGCTAAAGCTTGATAAGGATTTAAGCGACAGTGAAATTGAGGAAGATCGATTAAAACAATACAAAATGAAAGGTCTTTTATCAGAAAATGCGGAGTCCATTTTATCGATGGACGAGCAATTAGAGGAATCGAGTGGGCATTCAAAAATCATTCCTGTCTATATGAAAAAAGATGGGACACCATCAGAATCTCAGTCACGTATTGTACCTGTTAATGATATGAAAAATCTACAGCATTTTGTACGGCGCAAGCATCAAGAGGCTGGTAATGGAATTTTAGCAGGGGATACCTCTATTAGTCCTTATAAACTAAAAACAAAAACAGCATGTGACTACTGTCAATTTGCGGCTGTTTGTCAATTTGACCCATCTGATGGCAAGCAAAGCTATCGTCAGTTACAGCAAGCAAAACCGAATGATATCGTTGACAAAATTTGGAAGGAGATGAAGTAA
- a CDS encoding UvrD-helicase domain-containing protein, with the protein MERRMRGNPHVRCEWGKKLEITSKAYLSISNMLQETILQLVKTGSEQEGNLFMVGDVKQSIVRP; encoded by the coding sequence ATGGAACGCCGTATGAGGGGAAACCCTCACGTACGGTGTGAATGGGGGAAAAAGCTAGAGATTACTTCAAAGGCTTACCTATCCATATCAAATATGCTGCAAGAAACAATATTACAGCTTGTGAAAACAGGTAGTGAGCAAGAGGGAAATCTCTTTATGGTTGGGGACGTAAAACAAAGTATTGTGCGCCCATAA